ATAACTTACAGGAGAACGGTGAAGATAATTTGCCAAAAACTGAGGGCCTGCATAATAAGTTAGAGCTAGTAGTCTTCTAGCATGCGAAATAGCAGTGGTCTCCTCACTACCAAGTACCATTTGTGGTAACTTTTCAACAAACCTGTTTTACATGTCAAATGGTTGAGAACTTTACCCAAACTATCACTTGTGTTGTTAACACAGAGTAAAATAGAACGAACCTGGTAAAAATATCAGAAACATCATCTTCTGTTAGAACTCTCTCACCCTCAATGAAAAGATAATCAAGAGAGTCTTGCGCAGCCTCAGACACAGATGCTGCATCATCACATGCCAGAATACATAAGCATTCCTGCAACCATCTTTGAGAagttaaaaataaacatatagcATAATTCTAGGCACAACACCTCAACAAGTGATAAAATATCATATGTGTACTTACCACAAGCAACATCTTGCTTTTCCTTAGTGTATAGCTGCAGCTGGACAAAAGGACTCTTATACCATTAACCACCGACCTCCTTACTTTCTCAGATGAATGAATAGAaagctgcaaaaaaaaatagctcTAATATTCACTTTTGATGGTCCAAATAACCACTCAAACACTAAATAAAAATAACAGAGAAGAAAAATACTGGCATACATGTGGAAATGTCGCAGAGAGTAATTTATCAACATTATTAGCTGTTTCCTCAAGCCATTTTTTTGTCCGTTTAACATGCAGTTCTCTTCTATCAGCAGAGGTTTTACTGCCATCAGCGTTCACATCTTCTGTAGCTTCACCACTGCCGATCTGCTTAGATAAAGTTTTGGCCGGTAATTGGCGAAGCATCTGCAATACATGTTCACTAGAACTATTGCCACCAGAACAAAGAGCCACATTCTCAACGCTGGAAATATCAAGTTCACTCAAATTCTCCTTGTCATTTAGGACTACGATCAAGGCCTCGGTCAATCCAAGAACAGCTTGTTCAATGCTCAAAGCACTCCCAGCAGCACCACTTATCATATTCTTAGATGTGTAAAGAACCTTTCCAAGACGACTGACAAGTCCAGGAAGGAAAAAGGCAAGTGCATCCGCAGAACCTACCTAAACAAGAAGAGTAAGTTTACTGAATTGTTTGTACAATGggaaaacaaaataatagcCTCGGAAGGAGTCATGCCCCAGAGAAAACTAAAACCTCTGTAACATGCTTTTACACAGAGGTATCATGCCCTAAAGAAAGATAATGGATATACTAAGAAAAACAGTGAGGCTGATTCTTGCTATGAATCAGAGGAAACTGGGTATCTATCATCTCTGAAGGTTGGTGTATCTAACATCAGTTCAATATAttttattctctctttttttaaaaaaaaaaagagtaaaacaACTAGCCTTGTCATCCTctcaaaaagaacaaaaaaaaagcctGGTCATTATGCCAATGCAACAGCTAAACAGATACTGCTGGTTTTTTTTAGCCTTCATCTTTTCATGGCTTTACAGTTCTGCAGGAGAAATGACAGCAAAGAAAAATGCTAATCGACATTATGATTAAGCATTTCCTGAACAACACAAGTGTCTTGGCTAGTGACCCATCCATGTGTTGCTTGCAAAAAACTTCTCACCTTGCCAATAAGAACACGCAGTGTAATCAGTGATTCTTTTCTAACATCTGCACTGCCACGGTGACCCCTTGATGCCTCAAGTTCTGATGACTGAAAGTGAAAGGTGTCATATCAACCAAAAAgacaataaaagaaaagaaaaatcaagtgAATCAGAAGATAAAAGTAAATGAATGATGTACCTGGAGAAGTAGTGAAAGCCAGTGCCCCACAGCAGCTGAAGCGTTTTGGGACTGGAGGAACGCAAGCAAGCACTCTTCTGGTTGTGCCGAGTATTTTGGGGTAACTATAGTGCCAACTTCCAAACTTGTAAAAGATAGGGCTGTAGACAATGCAGTTGCTTGTTTGCAAGAACAAGAGCGGTCCAAGCATGGGTGTAGCTGCAGAATCATGGCTCTGAAGCATCTTATGATGCCTTGGCGGAATTCCTCTGAAGCCTCCGAAGGTGAAAGCATTGCCCCGAAAGTTAACTTCTTTAGCAATGCAACCATCTAGTAAGGCAAACAAAAAGAAACTCATGTCAAATATGTGATGAGACTCATTAAGATTAGGATCCAGGATTTCAGAAAAGTTCTGCCTGCCATGAGCTACACAGCACACAGGAAATTATGGTTTCATACTGTCCTCAGTTGTTCGAGATCAATTGTCAGATAAAATAATACACAGATTGGTTAACAAGTTATTACTAATGCAGCTAATGTGTACAGGTTCTAGTTGGAGATGATAGAATATTAAACTAGAGAATCATCAGGTATACGGaagcagagaaaaaaaaatgaagcaccTGATTGACCGAGGTGAGGCGGCATTTGGTAAGGAGCACCTCTAGGCACGCAAGACCGCCTTCGGCGATGGCATCAGAGATGTCGAGCTCCCCTGACGCATTGGCTTCCTTCCTGCATTGCACCGCAGCATCCAGGAGCAGGAGCAATGGAAACACGGTGTAACTAGGCACCCCACACAGCACCAAACAAGCCATACATTAGCACAACCaaccaaataaacaaaaacCAACACGCGCAGACACTTggggcgggggagaggagaggagaggagtgggtACTCGAAGCAGAGCTGCAAGGCCGGGGCgggggcggagcggaggaaggaggCCATGGCGCGGAGGGAGGAAGCCGCGGCGGACTTGGAGGCCGGGGTGCGGGTGCGGATGAGGTCGAGGAGGGTGACGGTGTGGGGCTTGAGCTGAGCAAAgatggcggctagggtttcgtcggaggccgccgcggccgcagcagcagcagcctccatctccatctcggaggtggcgacggcgaggaagcTTGGCTGCGGGAGGTAGCGCAAGGACTACAGTcgagttgctgctgctgcgttgGTGCGACTGCGAGTCGACAACTCGAGAGACCTCCTCAGGTTTCGTTTCGTTCCTCTGGAGAAGACGACACCCACAGGCCAAAGGCCAGGAAGCGTACTTCGACTTTACGTGTACATGTATGGCAAACGGTATTGTGATTTCCGCATCTAGGCCTCGTTGGCATGGGCTTCTACCCCGGGCCATCTACGTGTACGGACGGAATAATagtaaggaataagttcacttttgaTCCTCAACTCATAATATTGGTGTAACCAAGGCTCCATCGTGTCCAGTTTTAACTGACAAGACAAGTTAGCGTATGACCCATGTAGCCTCCGTGTGTTAGTGACtaatcttcttccttctctctacCATTCTCCCCTCTTTTGCCTATCTCTCTCTATGGATAGTATATTTTGTTGTTAATTATTATGTCGATTATGGAAAGATTAGtgataattaaaatatttttttgttaattaaaaATTTACTGTTCTCATCTCATTCTCTCTCATCCAGCCGACTAAACAAATTAGTTGTTTTCCTATCTAGCCAATGATTAAGAGATAACGTTTGGATGATTTTTGTGGTAAATTTGTACAAAGACAACAGTGTATAGTAGAGGTAGATCCTGCCGAGTCCtaaccaatacactccagtaGTAAGGTAGAAAGAAAAACATACAGATGGCAGGTGACAATTAACAAGAAGGTACTACTCCAGTACAATTGTACGGCTGTGAtctttagggcctgtttagttggaaaaaaaaacctacataccacatcggatatacggatatatggacgcacatttgaagtattaaacgttgtctaataacaaaaattgcagattccaccaggaaactgcgagacgaatttattaagcttaattaatccgtcattagcaaatatttactatagcaccacattgtcgaatcatggcgcaattatgcttaaaagattcgtctcgcaatttcctgacgaactgtgtaattgattttttctacatttaatactccatgcatatgtccacaCATTTGATATGACAGCGTGGGAAATGTTATTTGGGAACTAAATAGGCACTTAGTCTACTACTTTCCCAACTTCATATCCCTCGTTTTTTCATTATATGCATGCTTCCCAAATTGTTAAACGACGTGTTTTTAAGAAAATGtagaaaaattgctttaaaaatcatattattctATTCATgaattttttagctaatacttattTAGACATACGCTGAACCGTCATTTCGTATTGCGTGCAATGGAGGAAGTGTTCACAACTTCATCCGGCTCAGCCGTATCAAGCCAGCACTACATACATATGGTGCAGGAACTCTGTGTTTAGATCTATGGGCGTAAAGTTTAGATATACGgacatatatttgaagtattaaacattgtctaataacaaaacaaattacagattctgccaggaaactgcgagacgaatttattaagcttaattaatccgtcattagtaagtgtttactatagcaccacattgtcgaAACATGGTgcaattatgcttaaaagattcgtcttgcaatttacacacaatctatataattgttttttattttatttatatttaatactatatacatgtatccaaatattcgatgtgacatggtgtaaaattttaccagggatctaaacaggcccctACTCCACCAAAAGAGCACAAACATGGTAACACTAACACCCCCCGTGCTGTTCTACAGCTGTAACAaacacatacttcctccgtttcacaatataagactttctagcattacccacattcatgtctagatttattaacatctaaataaatatgggtaatgctagaataaatgaatgtagacaatgctaaaaagtcagtacattataaaacggagggagtaataaaacCAGGAATTTACACTTGGCGCGTACAAAACGGGGAAAGCCATGCTGGCAAATTCATTCCTTCCTTGCATACACCCACAGCCAAAAGGAGTTACATGTAAATCTTATCCCCTTGGGAGTATTTTTTTCCCCCTTACAAACTGGTCCCCTGCAGCAAATGCAAAAGGCCACCCAGTCCAGGAGTCCAGGCAGGCAAGGCAGAGGCACACACACCTCACCTATCCCcttcccttccgccgccgccgccgccgccgccgccaccacgcaaTGCAGCGCCTCTCCGTGGGATCGGCAGGCGGCAAGCCCCGCCTcctcgagggcggcgcggcggcgggggaggaggaggaggaggaggagaaggccgggaaggcggggcgggcggcgccggACAGGTCCATCCACATCATCCCCGTGCTCACGCTCCTCTGCTTCCTCGtcctcttccttctctcccACGACccggcttcctcctccctcgccatcgccaccgGTCGGTAACAACAACGCtatcccctcccctcgccgccgcaacCAACCGCCTAATCCTCCTCTGCTCCCGTACAGATTCGCCGGTGCTGGCCGCCGCTCGCACCCTCGAGGCCACAGGTGATTACTCGTCTCTACTCTACTCGCATGGATTGATTCAGTCGCGCTTGCCTCTCTCTCTGCTCCTTTGCCTCTCATCAAATGCAAGTGCTGGTCTGTTACTGCAGCGGAAACGACGGCGTCCATCgcccgcagcggcggcgtccaCCGCCGGTTAAAGCAGGAGCCGAGGCTGGCCCGCGGCCGAAGGATGGGGAtggcgctgcggcggcggcgctgacggCTAAGGCTAAGGCTGGATGTGACGTCAGCGCAGCGCAGCTAGCCGTTGGATTCGTTGTTGGAATCGAAGGTGCCAAAAAGTCAGAGAAGCCGACGAGGGAGGAGTCTCTCATCTTTctcttttcctcctctcttttcttccttGGGATCTCTCCAACTCCAACCATAGCACCACAAGATTACGTTGGCAGTTCAACAGTGCTACTATATGTATTATATCTTGTGATCTTCTTCTTATCTTGGCCATGAGAATTGGATTAGCCATATGTTCATACTTCGATTCGATTCCATCCACTTTTGGTTTGGTTCATGCTATTGGAGTACTCCTATTTGCTGATGTACTATTTCTTGTGCCCTGTGAGTGACTGACCGACTGACACTGTTGATCAGAGCCAGATGGACAGCTCCAGCTGATCGCCTCTAGTTTgatggagtaattaattaggCAGAGTCTCCATTATCCACTGTACAACCTTTGATTAATTGATTGATGTTGCTATTGGCTGTTGTAGACCCTtctcactttttcttttttggcgaGGAAGCTGATTTCGACCGTTCTGGTTAGAGCTTTTAGATCATAGACGTAGAGTCCTCCGTCTATCGTCAGATTTGCAGTAGAACGAACGGGTGAACCGATAAAGAAAGACAGAAAGAAAGCGTGCCCAGTGTTGTGGAGAATGGCGCCTGGTACATCACACAACAGAAGCAAGGGGGTCATCACTCATAACTCTGTTGTTGGTTGGTTCCAGCTGCTACCTGGGTGGCTCATGGTCATGGCTGGGTGGGCACAGTTTGTTTACATTGCTGCTCATCACAAAGAAATTTTTTGTCCCCTGTACTGCCTGCCTTTGTCTTCAACACTgtatactactctctccgtctcataatataaaaaatttcctccatctcataatataaaaaattttagagtTAGACACAGCCATTAAAAAagtagataaaaataaatagtggaaaaagtgaatggtggaggattgtgattAGTTGTGAAGAGAATGTCGGTGGAGAAGTTGTATTTTGAGAACGAATGGTCAAAGATGTCAACGGTgccatacattaaaatacggagggagtatattatgggatggagggagtaacaaacaCTGGGCACAAGACAACACAGCATGGATGTGTAATTCATACAGGACACCCCTCTTCTGTCATGTGTAATTACCATCACAGAAATGTGTAATTAACAAAAAATCAACCCTGGTTTTACCATCAGGGAAGACAGCAGGCCGGGGTCCACGGATCATGCAGCCTCCTGCTCGACACGAGTACATGACATAACTAACAGTTTCCTCttaaaaatgaaacaaaaaattTACTAAATGGTGTCGGCGAGCACGGGCACCATAATGCTGTATAACTGTAGGGCAATAGCCAGGCCTTCTTTCACGGTCGATTCCTCCATGCTATCCACCGACAAGGAGcttaaacacacacacacagagtcACACACAACTGGAGTATATAACTCGAGTAAACAGAAACTTCCAGTCCagggggtaaaaaaaaaaaaggatgatcGATGCAATACAAGATCCATTCGCCTCTCGCGTCTCTGTATTAAACATGTTCATTATCCCCACATTCAACCTTGGCTTTTTGAAAACGagggaacaaaaaaaaagaggaataaAACATTGAAGAGAAACTCTTTACCAGATTAAACAGCACAGCAGACCAGGATACATGATGTACATTTCATATACGTGACACTTATAACACGAGGCATGAGATACAACTAACAACATACTCCATGGTACCTCAAAGGCAACCAAAAGAATCACCCGGATTTTATTTGCCAATTACTTTCACTGCATTCAAATCCGAAGTAGTGCAGCAGACAGCTTACTTGATATTCTAGGCCACTATCATACATGataaaaacacagaaaaaaaatagtggcaTGGTACCAAATTATCAACCAATTCTGTAGTTATTGTCCACTATGGCAACCAAACTCACACAAAGTCAATTTCAGGCTCAAGTTGAAGCATCATTCTTTTAGAGGATATGGCCAGGCACTGAACATTATCTCTGGAAACAAAAAGGAATGGTGCAAAATCAAATTCTTTTGCACGCACCAGCATACGAGCTTTTTTTCTGAAGTTTCAATCATTGCAATTTGGAAAAATATTATAGCATACCCTCAGCCTGTACCATCTTGCACTCCTACAAACTATTATCTAATTAATCGACCATGATAATATGATATAGCTACAGATACCATTATCTATATAATTTGCCCAAGACATTTTCCTGCTCTAACCTGAAGAACAATATGGGCTTGTGTTCAACATGGCACAAAAACCGTAGACAAGTGTGGGGGTTTCACCAGGAGCAGGACACCGGTAGTTCACAAATAAGCGGAACAAAAGCAAAAATATCAAAACCTCGCTAAGTTAAACCGTAATTTCACTGTGAAATGCATTGCTTTGAGGTGGAAAATGAAAATCCGCCTACATTTTTCATTTAGATAAACGGTTTATAAGGATTGCATGGTACTGAGCTTTAAGCCTAGCTGAACATGCTGGTGaagtgttttgatttttttcttgtcTACATTACAATGGCATGAAAGGATtactcataccaaatttgggTGCAGGACACAACCGCAATGGATTGACACCGGGTCACAGTTCCTTGATTCCCTTCAAACAGATGCCTGGTAGAATTCTGGACTTGTAAACTTGCAGAGGCTTCCCTGGAAGACACCTAGTTCCTAGAAATTCCTCGTCTTCTTGGATGCTTGACCGAGGTCAGCCAATTTTTCCTGCTGCTTGCGTAGGTAACCACCTGAAATTCTTAAGATCCTGAATCAACCACTAATTCGCAGCGGGCGATGGCTCTAACTCCAATTAAATAAGGGCAAAGTAAGCTGGTGGTCAACTACTAGACAGTAAGCTATATCTTATTCGTAAACCACAAGTAAACTGAGTGAGCTGAGAGCTGTAGTTTCGTCGATGTTACCAGACATAGAGACGAGGTTGATGCGGGAGCGGGGCGCGGCGAACATCCAGCTGTCGTCATCGAGCGACCTGACCTCCTTTTGCAGCGCCTCCATCACCTCCGACTTGAGCTCTGCGGGGAAGCAACCACAAACATAGCCGATTCAGAATccaaaaggagaggaggagcggaAAAGCTAGGGCTTGCGTGAGGGTTTGCCTGCCATGGCCTCATCCTTGCGGTAGAGCGCGTCGATGGAGTCGGCGACGTCGTCGGAGGCCGAGATCGCGCCCGCGCTGGCCGCCGACACggtcgacctcgccggagagctCATCGGAATCACGCGATGCTTTTCCCCTTTTCTGGGTGAAATCGAATTGGAGTCAGTCTCTACTGTTTGAGAAAAGGGAGACGACGAGAAATTAATGGGCCCGCGTTATTGGGCCGGCCTGTTAACGCGAGATGGAGACGGCCCATTTAGTGTCCACTAGTTGCGTCTTCGCAGCGGAGATCGAACAGAAGCAGAAATCCCCAACCCaatcggaggaggaagagaagggcggcggcggcgagcggagaTGGTGAGGAAGGCGAAGGTCGAGTTCGACGAGAGCCCGCCGGATGACTTCGACCCGAAGAACCCGTACGGGGACCCGGTGGCGATGCTGGAGTACAGGGAGCACCTGGTGAGGGAGAAGTGGATCCAGATCGAGACCGCCAAGATCATCCGCGACCGCCTCCGCTGGTGCTACCGCATCGAGGGCGTCAACCACCACCAGAAGTGCCGCCACCTCGTCGACCAGTACCTCGAGGCCACCCGCGGCGTCGGATGGGGCAAGGACGCCCGCCCGCCGGAGCTGCACGGTCCGATGAGATGATCCCCCAGCTCTACCATTTCGCTTCCTCTAGTTTCGTTTTCTCTACTTGATTGATGATACCATTGCCTTGTTGGTGTTGCGCAGATCCCAAGAAGGTGGTTGAGGCCGACGAGTagctttgctgctgctgctgttcctgGGCTGGAGAGGTGAGGCTATTTCTTGTCTGATGAAGCACTCCAATTTTATCTATTATGTGTCAATTATGCAGCTTAAAATGAATGATTTGTTGTTAATATTAACTTCCATCATTCTACAATACTTATCTATTTTGTGTCAATTATGCAGCTTAAAATGAATGATTTGTTGTTAAACTTAACCATCATCATTCTAACAATACTTATCCTAGCATTTAGAGGATGTTTGCAATTCAGCACACACACTTGAGTAATTAATTAGAGCTGCAATACCCTGTTCTATGTTTTGCGTGGGGCATAACCTGTTGTTCGATTTGATTGGGGATTTTGTGTGAATATAGGAAGCGTTTTCGTTTAGGAAGGTTCGGAGTCTTGAGACTGCCTACCGTTTCCATTGTATGTAGTTGTAGGGATACCTTCTAATGAACAAATTCAGCATATGCCATAAAAAAGACCATTCCTGCTCTCAGGGCATATAACGTAAGGAACAATGGGTAAAGGGAAAAGTGGATACGTGTGAAGGGGGCACCAATCTTTTTTCCTTTGGAATAACTCTATATTTACCATTAGTGCTGTCAGCTATTTAGTTTGTTTAAATTTATTTCTAAGGACAATTGAATGGCTTAGAAACACTCCACATACattcaaaaaaaatcttaaaagcATCCTCTAGCATGGGATTCTCCATATGTCATGATATTCTGCTATCGCTCTTTATTGAAGATCCCTCTCAATCTCTTGACCTTATCTTTGCTTGCCTCGTAAGATCGAATAGAAGAATACATGTGGAAATATTTTGTGCAAACATAATCTCCAGCCTCTTAATCTGATGTGATCATGTGATATTCCCATTCCAAGAGGGAAAAATGCTGATTATAATATGGTCATTTTGTGATGACTCTGGAATCTCTTTTGTTTGATTTTAATATATCATATTTCTAGTGCCCGAGTGTGATCGTTCACAGACATGGCGCAGTTAAGTTCGCTATTTactccacatcacaaatcctgCCTTGTCCATCATGCTTGTGCTACTATATGTATTGATAATTATTTGCTTGATATCTTTTGCTACCTCTGAAGCACCATATAACTAGCATTTGATTTATCATCTGTTGAAGAAAAATGGAATGGGAAAAGGTACAACTATATTTATGTTGTATAGTTATAGATCATGACTTGAAtcgcttttatcttttgtgCAGGTTATCTTTCTATTGGATTTGAAAGGAGTAAAAATGAACTGCTGCAGTCCTTATTTTGACCTCTCTAGTTGCTCATGGATTTACAATAAATGATGATGTCGAAGTAACATTGTTGTGTGTTGCCTGTATTTTTCCCTGCCCGTTCTATAAGAGCCGAGCAAATACATGCTTGAATTTATCTGCCTTGTTCTTGTACTCAACGATATGAATGATATTTAGTTTTCATTTACCCTGCGCCATAGTCTCCCGTGATGCCAAATGCAGTGCAAGTTTCTTTTTGGATTAATGCTCTGTCGAGCACTAGCTGATTGCTGATTCCGAGCCGTTGTCAAGCTCTGACTGATGATTACATGGCGTGTTGCAAACCGATCGTTATCTAGTTTGCTCCAGTGTATTTGACACATATAAACGTGTGACTTGAAAGAGATAGCCTATTTTAGTTGCTGTTTGTGTTAGGTAACATGTCCATGTTGTGACGTTGCCAATGATCAGTTGATCACCACGGTCCATCCATGAGGTCGATGATGTTAGTTCTACACAACACAACCCAAAATGCAACAACCAACTCTCTACCACTGCAATTCTCTCTTTGACACAGATTCTGGCCTGCTACATTGTTTGTGATTTCGCATCTCGCAAAACACAAAAAAGAAGGGCAAACAACAGAAAGACGGTGGTGAGACAGTTGCATTTTCTCGAATctttttataaccatttgaaTGGCATTTGAACTTTTTGAAGAAAGGATAGTGCTCAGAGAGACATCTTTCGTGGAAAATGTGGAGTAGGAGACGCACGGGTATCTGAGAAAATCAAAGCAAGGCATCTGATACGAGAGAACAAGAAAAACATTGGGTGAATAAACATGGAGCAAAAACAAGAATCATGCAGCAAAAAAGCAAGCAAGTTGCATCCATGACCTGGATAAACAGAAAAAGAACCAAACTTTTTTCATATGAGATGCTCACTCTGGATAATGACCCGTCTCGGCCACAAACAACCAATCACATATCACATTCCCAGGAAATGATGTTGATGATACATACATCCATCCACAATCCACGGATTAATAAGCAGATCGATATGCACATCCCCAGCAGTAAGGCAAGCAAACGGAAAAAATAAGTACTGATCTACAGCCATAAATTCCAACACAAATCTAGCATGAAAGAGGGGTTATATACTACACAAAAACATAAACAGCACCCACCATGAAACATTAGGATtattctttaaacttctaacatCAAGGGGCggtgttaaaaaaaaacatcagctGGGATGGAGAATCCTAGTGTGACTGATGTCATCGATTGTACAAAGCAGCTTATGCAAATTACCATATTGAACGACCTGAAACTTCTTACATATGCTGCGCACAAGAAATACTCACAGCATTGTTCTGTAATAATTCGAGTTCATTAACCGGTACCAATTTTGATGCAAAGAGAGCTATGGACATTCTCCTTACCATAACCAGGCCTTACAATTTAAGATGGAAACTGAAAAGGCCTGAGGTAACAATATGAGAAACTGCAAAGCTGTTAAGGCTAGTGTGTTTAGATAACAGTGTTAATATTTCCATATTTCTTTGCCCTAACTACTATAAACAGTTAATGTGCTGTTTCTCACAAATTTTAACTCCAAAACTATACCATAAAAATTACTCtctttacacacacacacacaaaaaaaaaactccctctGAAGCAATCATGTGCACAAACCATGCAAGTATTGGGATAATTGTGGCATCAGAGAACAAGATAAATGAACTAAGcagttgaaaagaaacacatCAGAGGCTACAAAGCTGAATGAAAATAA
Above is a window of Oryza sativa Japonica Group chromosome 10, ASM3414082v1 DNA encoding:
- the LOC107276615 gene encoding uncharacterized protein; amino-acid sequence: MQRLSVGSAGGKPRLLEGGAAAGEEEEEEEKAGKAGRAAPDRSIHIIPVLTLLCFLVLFLLSHDPASSSLAIATDSPVLAAARTLEATAETTASIARSGGVHRRLKQEPRLARGRRMGMALRRRR
- the LOC9269879 gene encoding protein SAMBA isoform X1, giving the protein MSSPARSTVSAASAGAISASDDVADSIDALYRKDEAMAELKSEVMEALQKEVRSLDDDSWMFAAPRSRINLVSMSEFQVVTYASSRKNWLTSVKHPRRRGISRN
- the LOC9269879 gene encoding protein SAMBA isoform X2 — translated: MSSPARSTVSAASAGAISASDDVADSIDALYRKDEAMAELKSEVMEALQKEVRSLDDDSWMFAAPRSRINLVSMSGGYLRKQQEKLADLGQASKKTRNF
- the LOC4349491 gene encoding NADH dehydrogenase [ubiquinone] 1 beta subcomplex subunit 10-B produces the protein MVRKAKVEFDESPPDDFDPKNPYGDPVAMLEYREHLVREKWIQIETAKIIRDRLRWCYRIEGVNHHQKCRHLVDQYLEATRGVGWGKDARPPELHDPKKVVEADE